The following coding sequences lie in one Yamadazyma tenuis chromosome 3, complete sequence genomic window:
- the RPS14B gene encoding 40S ribosomal protein uS11 (COG:J; EggNog:ENOG503P1VU) has product MSTAQKDGSLVFGVARIFASFNDTFVHVTDLSGKETIARVTGGMKVKADRDESTPYAAMLAAQDVAVKCKEVGINAVHIKLRATGGTKTKTPGPGGQAAVRALARSGLRIGRIEDVTPVPSDSTRRKGGRRGRRL; this is encoded by the exons ATGTCTACTG CTCAAAAAGACGGTTCCCTTGTTTTCGGTGTAGCAAGAATCTTTGCTTCCTTCAACGATACTTTCGTCCACGTGACTGATTTGTCCGGTAAAGAAACCATCGCCAGAGTCACTGGTGGTATGAAGGTCAAGGCCGACAGAGACGAATCCACTCCATACGCCGCCATGTTGGCTGCCCAAGATGTTGCTGTCAAGTGTAAAGAAGTTGGCATCAACGCTGTTCACATCAAGTTGAGAGCTACCGGTGGTACCAAGACCAAGACCCCAGGTCCAGGTGGTCAAGCTGCTGTCAGAGCCTTGGCCAGATCTGGTTTgagaattggaagaatcgAAGATGTTACTCCAGTTCCATCTGATTCCACCAGAAGAAAGGGTGGTAGAAGAGGTAGAAGATTGTGA
- a CDS encoding uncharacterized protein (EggNog:ENOG503NVYU; COG:S) has translation MIDTTKLLILALCGVVTSLLLSYKQVGALYRKYGTFYKSYLSFSNPPTPNQSRKSSYSKKDGDPQVAAEPTPLMITPEQVKSYDDRPWRPFRWPYHQTMSIFKLEINHWLDMDKYYWHYIKEKERIWFKYGKENIDWLPEGYEPSLELMETVTDHMLKRYPLCFTLIEDRGKDGKIVKNELTEEVIDMSRPLKEHPLLYVTKMAKEDFYLVMKNPKDDLHYLVAAAVPFPGGSFGINHKIGKHLDVIHNDVPYYHEKLKTSMERWFGRLTPSSPVERASWYMTWDHKLRQNNVYKEPELTEQVKKEALTMDPKDFHVRVERQTLRRLPRTQAIIFTNHPIFYSLDEMKNEPLVPSLIRKIIYEAPEKIIKYKFFEIFRDHIAGYLDELIQRQIDMGLITKETPVKTLPTYPFAHWAEADFDYVNGGFNNPSQKPDHSKEYETSSKDD, from the coding sequence ATGATAGACACCACAAAattattgattttggcaCTTTGTGGGGTTGTTACATCTCTATTATTGTCATACAAACAAGTTGGAGCCCTTTACCGTAAGTACGGCACATTCTACAAGAGCTATTTACTGTTCTcaaatccaccaactccaaaccAGTCCAGAAAATCATCATATTCCAAAAAAGATGGTGATCCTCAGGTTGCTGCAGAACCTACTCCATTGATGATAACACCGGAACAAGTTAAGAGCTACGATGACAGACCATGGAGACCTTTCAGATGGCCATATCATCAAACCATGtcgattttcaagttggaaatcaaccacTGGTTGGACATGGATAAATACTACTGGCATTACATCAAGGAGAAGGAAAGAATCTGGTTCAAGTACGGCAAGGAAAACATCGACTGGTTGCCAGAAGGATACGAACCTagcttggagttgatggaaacTGTCACCGACCACATGTTAAAGCGTTACCCTCTCTGTTTTACGTTAATTGAGGATAGAGGAAAAGACGGGAAAATTGTGAAAAACGAGTTGACAGAAGAGGTTATTGACATGAGCCGGCCTTTGAAAGAGCATCCTTTACTCTATGTAACCAAGATGGCCAAGGAGGATTTCtacttggtgatgaagaatccTAAAGACGACTTACACTATTTGGTTGCAGCAGCCGTCCCGTTCCCAGGAGGATCGTTCGGAATCAACCACAAGATCGGGAAACACTTGGACGTAATTCACAATGACGTTCCCTACTACCACGAGAAGTTAAAGACGTCGATGGAAAGATGGTTTGGCAGGTTGACCCCCAGTTCTCCGGTAGAAAGAGCATCATGGTATATGACTTGGGATCACAAGCTTAGACAAAACAACGTTTACAAGGAACCGGAATTAACGGAGCAAGTTAAGAAGGAGGCCCTAACCATGGATCCTAAGGATTTCCATGTTAGAGTCGAAAGGCAGACATTAAGAAGATTGCCCAGAACCCAAGCAATTATTTTCACAAACCATCCAATTTTCTATTCTCTTGATGAGATGAAGAATGAGCCTTTGGTGCCTTCTTTGATCAGGAAGATCATCTACGAAGCACCCGaaaaaatcatcaaatatAAGTTTTTCGAGATCTTCAGAGATCATATTGCTGGATATTTAGATGAACTTATTCAAAGACAGATTGATATGGGTTtaatcaccaaagaaacGCCGGTGAAAACGTTACCTACTTATCCATTTGCTCACTGGGCCGAAGCTGACTTCGATTATGTCAACGGAGGATTCAATAACCCCAGCCAAAAGCCAGACCACTCCAAGGAATATGAAACCAGTTCCAAGGATGATTAG
- a CDS encoding uncharacterized protein (COG:E,G; EggNog:ENOG503NYEH) yields the protein MILNSWLPPISVKTVGTCVIWYGISSLTSQLTKRILVEYRYPLFLSQFQFLTSSLLSLLFIVLVRVFPHIRQYFPTGSVPTDVEKPVINLGAFLKILPLGLFQFFGKYFALSATSLLSLAAVSSIRALSPLVIVSSYRFVYKIKFPLLTYFSLVPLLGGVILIITSEAPKSNSKGEPTSEFGFDSGQIKGFVFCFINLIIFAAQNIYAKQLITWDTDDTKSLAISTKRSESPFDSNAKDHKYIRQRNNSIRLPYSTSDLKLDEKNEDVPNPSYESYLSPLPQNGHYTHQSAQSTDYSKEVQTNKFNLGNPFASFISDSDKITKPDQITTIFYCSMIGFFISVTGFLLNELPHVLDILQGRLEDSTPDTKSGILWVFYLILLSSLFHFFQTLLAFHLLGSIPAVSYSIASLMKRIWLITVSIVMAANNHDPNKYFGKLTSGQLLGLLLTGFGLYCYDKWGSKAVKTKT from the coding sequence ATGATCCTTAATCTGTGGTTACCACCGATTCTGGTGAAAACGGTGGGAACATGCGTGATATGGTACGGTATATCGTCTCTCACCTCTCAATTGACTAAGCGGATCTTGGTGGAATACAGGTATCCGTTGTTCCTAAGTCAGTTCCAGTTTTTGACCTCCTCGTTGTTGTCACTTTTGTTTATCGTGTTGGTAAGAGTATTTCCTCACATCAGGCAATACTTCCCCACCGGAAGTGTCCCTACTGATGTAGAGAAGCCTGTTATCAATTTGGGTGCttttttgaagattctaCCGTTGGGACTCTTTCAGTTTTTTGGAAAGTACTTTGCCTTGAGTGCTACATCATTACTTTCCTTAGCGGCCGTTTCGAGTATTCGAGCGTTGTCTCCCTTGGTCATTGTGTCAAGCTATCGTTTTGTCTACAAGATCAAATTCCCTCTTTTGACATATTTCTCGTTGGTTCCGTTACTTGGAGGAGTGATTTTAATCATCACTTCGGAAGCCCCAAAGTCCAACTCTAAAGGTGAACCCACTAGTGAGTTTGGATTTGATTCGGGTCAAATCAAGGGATTTGTGTTTtgtttcatcaacttgatcatcttTGCTGCTCAAAACATCTATGCCAAACAATTGATAACTTGGGATACCGATGACACAAAGAGCCTTGCCATCAGCACAAAGAGATCAGAATCTCCATTTGATTCGAATGCAAAGGACCACAAGTATATCAGACAAAGAAACAATCTGATCAGATTGCCCTATTCAACGtcagacttgaagttggatgaaAAAAACGAAGATGTTCCAAATCCAAGCTATGAAAGCTATCTTCTGCCTCTTCCCCAGAATGGCCATTACACCCACCAGAGTGCTCAAAGCACCGACTATTCCAAGGAGGTTCAAACCAATAAATTCAACTTGGGGAACCCGTTTGCATCGTTCATTAGTGACAGTGACAAGATCACCAAGCCCGACCAGATCACCACCATATTCTACTGTTCTATGATTGGATTTTTTATATCCGTCACCGGGTTCCTCCTCAACGAGCTTCCCCATGTCCTCGATATTCTTCAGGGAAGATTAGAGGATTCGACTCCAGATACCAAATCAGGTATTCTATGGGTGTTTTACCTCATTCTTTTAAGCTCGTTGtttcatttcttccaaaccCTCTTAGCAtttcaccttcttggtCTGATCCCAGCCGTGTCATACTCAATTGcttcattgatgaagagaatATGGCTCATCACCGTTAGTATTGTGATGGCTGCCAATAACCACGATCCAAATAAATACTTTGGAAAGCTCACCAGTGGGCAGTTGTTGGGGCTTCTTCTCACCGGCTTCGGCTTATATTGCTACGATAAGTGGGGGTCCAAAGCTGTCAAAACCAAGACGTAA
- a CDS encoding uncharacterized protein (COG:S; EggNog:ENOG503PY77): MKLGIFLTAGLSMVQAIYALSLQGKIVGVLPEYKLQNAEQIVNGNNLPIRFTVELTSIDGEISHKMRALVNSKYEFIFNHVNPGIHDLSLVSHDFILDKDRFRIEANHSTITATDYYLNGNKGQASNVTDTVLVVSVVGERKYYEVRSGSVKEMLLNSPLGFIFKNTGYTIMFVATLVMMAGPYVLSIVNPEMSKRLAEIREEQGQGRGMFDPKPEAPKIEEISRSAPARGTKKKR; encoded by the coding sequence ATGAAGTTGGGAATCTTTCTAACTGCTGGTTTGCTGATGGTGCAAGCTATATACGCCTTGCTGCTCCAAGGAAAAATAGTAGGTGTTCTTCCGGAGTATAAGTTGCAGAATGCCGAACAAATTGTCAATGGCAATAATTTGCCCATACGGTTCACGGTTGAGTTAACATCAATTGATGGTGAAATCTCCCACAAAATGCGGGCTTTGGTGAATTCGAAGTATGAATTCATATTCAACCACGTGAATCCCGGGATCCACGATCTCTCACTTGTGTCACATGACTTCATCTTGGATAAAGACAGATTCAGAATCGAGGCCAACCACTCGACGATAACTGCAACAGACTATTATTTGAACGGAAATAAAGGACAGGCTTCCAATGTCACTGACACGgtcttggtggtgtcaGTGGTTGGCGAAAGAAAATACTATGAGGTTCGTCTGGGGTCGGTAAAAGAGATGCTTTTGAACAGTCCATTAGgcttcattttcaaaaataCCGGATATACGATTATGTTTGTGGCcacattggtgatgatggcaGGCCCCTATGTGCTCAGCATAGTGAACCCAGAGATGTCCAAACGTCTTGCAGAAATACGGGAGGAACAAGGCCAAGGGAGAGGTATGTTTGATCCAAAGCCAGAAGCCCCAAAAATCGAAGAGATCTCCAGACTGGCACCAGCACGAGGCACGAAGAAAAAGAGGTAA
- the BPH1 gene encoding beige protein-like 1 (EggNog:ENOG503NWIJ; COG:T,U) has translation MSSKSTDLDLQLVDFVCNKLFPNFNINQELLSNWQVDLIDNVQDLSILTAVIEEEVVVGTLMNDKLALTHDHMVEYFRQFHQLDDEVYGDFKIIMTELISVIFTMTYSYKIHIVRCNIHKLVLDSFLLRASRMQISDLNEDKPSVLGQLMKLSIDLLELGCDTETMLNITHRLMKTASIDEKLVLLQFMNNVFTSYSSHFKFYLLKNFATSAIAVPFGSTHHPNFKTFSIHSWFKINHQDLESDYSDLPLITLFKISNSSSFNSCNLKIQLINYNQFMIEITNEANQAKMQFSFNQILNVDPSKNQGFTHFVLTFDKYSNFNLFVDGEYSESIPCPEEGRNFNAWDKLYFGDDENDSIANRISNKDEMILRNLTVLDVNLSNQWINLFYNLGLGYEWNFKEFSNDNIFNLLDHLSFKGLCNVALKFKEITGKRKRRNSFKESLSHFNNSKSTSAQPFKNNNKYLANGLMVKNLIDKSSIANSLISTKFKDSDIVFSSNDNQYLENLENPFSLNPDILIHKSESMHGAFYIIGGTPMILRFIETVIKDTKTGHRDFMLVQSLNLLFSILNNSWRLSKEFENISGYGILSIILANYKSSNRSLEFNISPDLRHLVDPQSNNLLSLILNHTGYDFVNPTDSVIVNPNAYRFLVLDFDLFNYSSTFSTLLTQFNVLMTESNFREFNLMELNKMKLLKKFFHFLKSSALIHLEVTDEISDKLVSTYSAILKADISVENIRAISHFLIYCFYSTPTDCNQKLALLALKSLTDTLCDSDSSIKILKKFSRSITIHWILLILNFTCPKNSSVDDRDVVICGIRLLARLLSILGPNVIKKFFEMNRGLDILTHFLKDWWSNDEVLCQIYLAAFGINPRELDDEKELVSLNQLIPLADDPKNQKFNKLVIPEFLYLLNNLVLNSVYKLSESKGKVLSAPSTPTLKGSNLDISLDAIHLISSYAQSIEKGYNNIKPLSTFYLEKNWLDGVFELIGYLRLFLTWENSELLQNFGNCYNRLIRIMTNIFISKLFNSSSFFEIFSRLNDFSKKLILETIFPRIFDHINEFISLSNFIFNEKEFMNDSIHLLLFYNSEFVNQNFSINEKDLSSFVLCILSILEAKQSSNVSSIRQLRSCLGELVILKMEKILKDDKESRESSPSVENLTGNLPSNPNVERFNETVKLVLERQMIIFQADVLNNEQTAAVIVLLLGSYFKILGSPDLVHTDHLFNLLRTVYMMRQENFQSIIGFITKDVDYSACLNLVNDFFNTLITKNDEETLKLLSRFPTYKHIFNQRFYAILSKANESSKIHVQNIISVSLSNGGHLGQLDNIYIKSFERDCSQLRTQVMANEMVKFNRVNQDNKENILYFATSYNSLKIETERLYHHGDSPKFNYTLDFIENSDRMRKRLVIEDQLSDSEKLAYKINIPLKSVPSIPNSQSERSFEVYKNAIDNSGINTLSLSSNDIFMNLGDESFEIVDDLGDTVEDDTENEHNTTYEDKNRKVLRSLYLGDHIVSIWNISQINGLAPIESLMILGSTHVYVIENYFHQQDGNVIDAQDAPLELRDPYVQLVNTQSAEFSNHSSKSHKSKSWSLDTLSSISKRQFLLRDVALEMFFTDGASILLTCFTSRERDSVYNKLYHYCVGKGLDYDLNQTLQLSSSLSISNNQSTSSSFAAMLASAFSSNTPDNVLAATKKWKNGEMSNFYYLIIINTLAGRTFNDLTQYPVFPWVIADYTSEKLDLSKRETFRDLSKPMGAQTEGRASEFRERYEALSSLEDEAAPAFHYGTHYSSAMIVTSFLIRLKPYVHSYLLLQGGKFDHADRLFNSIEKAWLSASKDNTTDVRELIPEFFFLPEFLVNDSHFEFGTLQNGDVPNNVVLPKWAHGDPMIFIQKNREALESPYVSANLHLWIDLVFGWKQSGSEAVESLNVFHHLSYNGAINLDNINDEMERKAAIGMINNFGQTPNKIFTKPHHKKDVLNLPNYYLTEIDDTKAPKMIFESKLRSKIRKIEISSKTGKWIGRPNCVGTENDLLIRKLGNIDDKTGSIMINNMSFLDLHSSFITCILQIGYKKFLTASDDGLINIWKCNTEPCLNLQFHGILRGHTSSIQELKFSKSFKVGLSSDSNGNVIMWDFVRFKFMRCLAKSDQKSKVLIDISNDSGNVAILSQSTNTLKVFSLNGDYILETQLPPGTITSLRFGSINNSGIETGKQSIVSVHAYWSDELISFAYGGGDRHIDIYNLKPNEKLGGWELCRLSKMGLRFDKIGDITAYELMKKITVDPEDKLTRGYLSIIMGDCNGRVFQW, from the coding sequence ATGAGCTCCAAAAGCACAGACTTGGACCTTCAATTGGTGGACTTTGTGTGTAACAAGCTCTTCCCCAATTTTAACATAAACCAGGAGTTACTATCCAATTGGCAAGTTGACTTGATAGATAACGTCCAGGACTTGTCGATTCTCACCGCTGTAATCGAGGAGGAAGTTGTGGTTGGAACCTTGATGAACGATAAGTTGGCGTTGACCCATGATCATATGGTTGAGTACTTCCGCCAGTTCCATCAGCTAGATGACGAGGTTTATGGagacttcaagatcatcatGACCgagttgatttcagtgATCTTCACTATGACTTACTCCTATAAGATACATATTGTTCGGTGTAATATTCACAAGTTGGTACTTGATAGCTTTCTACTACGAGCATCTAGGATGCAAATTCTGGACTTAAACGAAGATAAGCCACTGGTGCTTGGTCAACTAATGAAGTTGTCAATTGACTTATTGGAGCTTGGCTGTGACACAGAAACAATGCTCAATATCACCCACAGGTTGATGAAGACCGCTTCAATTGACGAGAAATTGGTATTGTTGCAATTCATGAATAATGTCTTTACTAGCTACTCAAGTCATTTCAAGTTCTATCTCCTAAAGAACTTCGCTACCAGTGCAATAGCTGTACCATTCGGTAGCACGCATCATCCCAATTTCAAGACATTTTCAATACATTCTTGGTTCAAGATAAACCATCAAGATCTAGAGTCTGACTACTCTGATTTACCCTTGATAACCTTattcaagatatccaattcttctAGTTTCAATTCATgtaacttgaagattcaaTTGATTAACTATAACCAGTTCAtgattgaaatcaccaacgaAGCCAATCAAGCAAAGATGCAGTTCTCATTCAACCAAATATTGAATGTTGACCCCAGTAAGAATCAAGGCTTTACTCATTTTGTTTTGACCTTCGATAAGTACTCGAATTTcaatctttttgttgatggagaatACTCAGAGTCCATTCCTTGTCcagaagaaggaagaaacTTCAATGCTTGGGATAAATTGtattttggtgatgatgaaaatgacaGTATTGCAAATAGAATATCCAACAAGGATGAAATGATTTTAAGAAATTTAACTGTTCTTGACGTAAATTTGTCAAACCAGTGGATAAACTTGTTTTACAATCTTGGACTAGGATATGAGTGGAATTTCAAGGAGTTCTCCAATGacaacatcttcaacttactAGACCATTTGAGCTTTAAAGGTCTTTGTAATGTTGCCCTTAAATTCAAAGAGATCACTGgaaaaaggaaaagaagaaacagtTTTAAAGAATCATTATCACATTTCAACAACCTGAAATCAACATCTGCTCAACCCTTCAAGAATAACAACAAGTATTTGGCCAATGGcttgatggtgaaaaacCTTATAGATAAGAGCCTGATCGCAAACAGCCTCATATCCACAAAGTTCAAAGATTCAGATATCGTTTTCAGCAGCAATGATAACCAGTATCTTGAAAATCTTGAAAACCCTTTCTCGTTGAATCCAGATATTTTAATTCATAAGTCAGAATCCATGCACGGTGCGTTCTATATAATAGGAGGCACTCCAATGATTTTGAGGTTCATTGAAACAGTTATCAAAGACACCAAAACAGGACATCGTGATTTCATGCTAGTACAATCTTTGAACCTCTTATTCAGCATTTTGAATAACAGTTGGAGACTCAGtaaagagtttgaaaacaTCAGTGGTTACGGGATCTTGTCTATTATATTGGCGAATTATAAATCCTCAAACAGATCACTTGAATTCAATATCAGCCCTGACTTGAGGCATTTGGTTGACCCCCAATCCAACAATTTACTAAGTTTGATCTTAAATCATACAGGTTACGATTTTGTTAATCCTACGGACTCGGTGATTGTTAATCCCAATGCTTACAGGTTTTTGGTGTTAGACTTCGACTTGTTCAATTATTCAAGCACTTTTTCAACCTTACTCACTCAATTCAATGTGTTAATGACGGAGAGTAATTTCAGAGAGTTCAATCTAATGGAACTAAACAAAATGAAGCTTCTTAAGAAATTCTTccatttcttgaagagtCTGGCCTTAATACACCTTGAAGTTACCGATGAAATACTGGACAAGCTCGTTTCCACATATTCTGCAATTTTGAAGGCTGATATTTCTGTTGAGAATATTAGGGCAATTTCCCATTTCTTGATTTACTGCTTTTATAGTACTCCAACGGATTGCAACCAGAAATTGGCCTTGCTAGCgttgaagtcattgacaGATACTTTATGTGATTCAGATTCAAGTAtaaagatattgaagaaatttTCTAGGTCCATCACAATTCATTGGATTCTTTTAATATTGAACTTTACTTGTCCTAAGAATCTGTCTGTTGATGACAGGGATGTGGTAATTTGTGGAATCAGGCTATTAGCCAGATTACTAAGTATTTTGGGACCTAACGTTATCAAAAAGTTTTTTGAGATGAACAGAGGGCTTGATATCTTGACACatttcttgaaagattGGTGGTCTAATGATGAGGTTTTATGCCAAATATACTTAGCAGCCTTCGGTATCAATCCCAGAGAGCTAGATGATGAGAAAGAATTAGTCCTGCTTAATCAGCTTATTCCCTTGGCTGACGATCCTAAAAATCAGAAGTTCAATAAACTTGTTATACCAGAATTCCTTTATCTTTTGAACAATCTAGTTTTGAACTCGGTTTACAAGCTAAGTGAAAGCAAAGGAAAGGTTTTGAGTGCTCCGAGTACCCCTACATTGAAAGGCAGCAACTTGGATATATCATTAGATGCTATCCACTTAATAAGCCTGTATGCTCAATCAATCGAGAAAGGTTATAACAATATCAAACCATTGTCAACCTTTTATCTTGAAAAGAATTGGTTGGATGGAGTATTCGAGTTAATAGGATATTTGAGATTGTTCTTGACGTGGGAAAACTCAGAATTATTACAAAACTTTGGTAACTGCTATAACAGGTTGATTCGGATTATGACCAACATTTTCATTtccaaattgttcaattcctCCAGCTtttttgaaatcttcaGCAGATTAAATGACTTTAGCAAGAAACTTATTCTTGAAACAATATTTCCCCGGATATTTGATCACATCAATGAGTTCATAAGCCTATCAaacttcattttcaatgaaaaggAGTTTATGAACGACTCAATTCATTTGCTTTTGTTCTATAATTCCGAATTTGTCAATCaaaacttttcaatcaatGAAAAAGACTTATCCAGTTTTGTTCTTTGCATATTGTCAATATTAGAGGCAAAGCAAAGCTCTAATGTTTCTTCTATAAGACAATTAAGAAGCTGTCTCGGAGAGTTGgtgatcttgaaaatggaaaagatcttgaaggatGACAAAGAGAGCAGAGAGTCAAGTCCTCTGGTAGAAAATTTGACTGGAAACTTGCCCAGTAATCCAAATGTTGAGAGGTTTAACGAAACTGTCAAATTGGTGCTTGAAAGACAGATGATCATATTCCAAGCTGATGTCTTGAATAACGAACAAACGGCTGCAGTAATAGTACTTCTATTGGGATCctacttcaagatcttgggtTCACCAGATCTAGTGCATACTGATCATTTGTTCAATCTTTTGAGGACAGTCTATATGATGAGGCAAGAGAATTTTCAAAGCATCATCGGATTCATCACAAAGGATGTGGACTATAGTGCCTGCTTAAATCTTGTGaatgacttcttcaacactttaATAACCAAGAATGACGAGGAAACATTGAAGTTACTTTCCAGATTTCCCACCTACAAACACATTTTCAACCAGAGGTTCTACGCTATTTTGTCCAAAGCAAATGAATCATCTAAGATCCATGTTCAAAATATTATAAGCGTATCGTTGAGTAATGGAGGGCACTTGGGACAGCTTGATAATATTTACATCAAGAGTTTCGAAAGAGATTGCCTGCAATTGAGAACTCAAGTAATGGCGAATGAGATGGTTAAGTTCAACAGAGTTAACCAGGACAACAAGGAGAATATCTtatattttgcaacaagTTATAACTCGTTGAAGATTGAGACGGAAAGATTATATCACCATGGTGATAGCCCAAAGTTCAACTATACACTTGACTTCATCGAAAACTCAGATAGAATGAGAAAACGGTTAGTGATTGAAGACCAGCTTTCAGATTCGGAGAAGCTAGCGTACAAGATCAATATCCCACTAAAAAGTGTACCGAGCATTCCTAATAGCCAAAGTGAAAGGTCATTTGAAGTTTACAAGAATGCAATTGACAACAGTGGTATCAACACACTAAGTCTTTCAAGCAACGATATCTTCATGAACTTAGGTGATGAATCCTTTGAGATTGTCGATGACTTGGGAGATACAGTAGAAGATGACACAGAGAACGAGCATAATACAACATATGAAGATAAGAACAGAAAGGTATTGAGGAGTTTATATTTGGGAGATCACATTGTATCTATTTGGAACATAAGCCAGATCAATGGTTTGGCTCCTATAGAAAGCTTGATGATTCTTGGATCAACTCATGTATATGTCATCGAAAACTacttccaccaacaagacGGAAACGTAATTGATGCACAAGACGCACCATTGGAGTTGAGGGACCCATATGTGCAATTGGTCAATACCCAATCGGCAGAATTTTCCAATCACTCATCCAAGTCTCACAAGAGCAAGAGCTGGAGTTTGGACACATTAAGCTCTATATCCAAAAGGCAGTTTCTTTTAAGAGATGTTGCCTTGGAGATGTTTTTTACGGATGGAGCTAGCATATTATTGACCTGCTTTACTTCCAGAGAAAGAGATTCGGTCTACAATAAGCTCTACCATTATTGTGTTGGAAAAGGATTGGATTATGATTTGAACCAAACTTTACAGTTATCGTCTTCGTTATCAATTTCCAATAATCAAAGCACAAGCTCGTCGTTTGCTGCAATGCTAGCTTCTGCTTTTTCATCTAATACCCCGGATAATGTACTCGCAgccaccaagaaatggAAGAATGGAGAAATGTCCAACTTTTACTATTTGATAATCATCAATACGTTAGCAGGTAGAACATTCAATGATCTTACCCAATACCCAGTGTTTCCATGGGTGATAGCTGATTACACCAGTGAGAAATTGGATCTTTCTAAACGTGAGACATTCAGAGATTTATCAAAACCCATGGGAGCCCAAACTGAAGGAAGAGCTTCTGAATTCCGCGAACGTTATGAAGCTTTAAGCAGCTTGGAAGACGAGGCTGCTCCAGCATTCCACTATGGAACTCACTATTCTTCGGCGATGATTGTGACTTCATTTTTGATTCGATTGAAGCCATATGTTCATTCGTATTTACTACTCCAAGGAGGTAAGTTTGACCACGCAGACCGACTTTTCAACTCGATCGAAAAAGCATGGCTTTCTGCATCCAAAGACAATACCACTGATGTCAGAGAGTTAATCCCcgagttcttcttcctaCCCGAGTTTCTAGTCAACGATAGTCactttgagtttggaaCTTTACAAAATGGAGATGTCCCCAACAATGTGGTATTACCCAAGTGGGCCCATGGTGATCCCATGATATTCATTCAGAAGAACAGAGAAGCTTTGGAAAGCCCATATGTATCAGCTAACTTGCATTTGTGGATAGACCTCGTGTTTGGCTGGAAACAGAGCGGATCAGAAGCAGTGGAGTCGTTAAATGTTTTCCACCATCTTTCTTATAATGGGGCCATTAATTTGGATAACATCAATGATGAAATGGAACGCAAAGCAGCTATTGGCatgatcaacaactttggACAAACTCCAAACAAGATTTTCACTAAACCGCATCATAAGAAGGATGTATTGAATTTACCCAATTACTACCTCACTGAGATTGACGACACAAAAGCCCCCAAAATGATCTTTGAATCCAAGTTAAGAAGCAAAATCAGAAAGATTGAAATCAGTTCCAAGACTGGCAAGTGGATTGGGAGACCCAATTGTGTGGGAACCGAAaacgacttgttgattcGAAAGTTAGGAAACATTGACGACAAAACCGGATCGATAatgatcaacaacatgTCGTTTTTAGATCTCCATAGTTCTTTCATCACTTGTATTCTACAGATTGGgtacaagaagtttttgacTGCTTCCGATGACGGTCTTATCAACATCTGGAAATGCAACACAGAACCTTGCCTAaaccttcaatttcatggCATTCTACGGGGCCACACATCACTGATTCAAGAGCTCAAGTTCAGCAAGAGCTTTAAAGTAGGCCTATCATCTGACAGCAACGGTAATGTTATTATGTGGGACTTTGTGAGATTCAAGTTCATGAGATGCTTGGCTAAATCGGACCAGAAACTGAAGGTATTGATAGACATTTCCAACGACAGTGGGAATGTGGCTATTCTTTCACAGTCAACTAACACGTTAAAAGTCTTCAGTTTGAATGGGGATTACATCTTGGAAACACAATTGCCTCCAGGCACAATCACCAGTCTCAGGTTCGGTAGTATCAACAACTCCGGCATCGAAACTGGCAAACAGCTGATAGTAAGTGTCCACGCCTACTGGAGCGACGAATTGATATCTTTTGCATACGGAGGAGGAGACAGGCATATAGACATCTACAATCTCAAACCAAATGAGAAACTAGGAGGTTGGGAATTGTGTCGATTACTGAAGATGGGGCTCCGGTTTGACAAAATAGGTGATATCACTGCTTACGAACTTATGAAGAAAATTACAGTAGACCCTGAAGACAAACTCACCAGGGGTTACCTCAGCATAATTATGGGAGACTGCAACGGACGAGTCTTTCAATGGTAG